TTCTCAAGCAGCTGGGACGGGTGGACATCGTCATAAACGCCCCGGGCATCAATTCCGGGACACCCTTTTTGGAAATCACGGAAGAGGAATGGACGCGGATTCTAAACGTCAATCTTAAAAGCATTTTTTTCTCCTGTCAGGTTTTCATTAAAACAATGATGGATCAGGGAGAGGGCGGAAGTATCATCAATATTTCCTCGGCATCGTCGGGGCCGCCGCTGTCGAAAGTGTTCACGTATTCCGTGACAAAAGCGGGCATCAACAATCTGACCCAAAATTTGGCCCGGGAGTATGCCCAACACCGCGTGCGCGTGAACGCCATTGCACCCGGATTTTTCCCGGCGGAACAAAACCGGAAGCTGTTAACAAAAGAGCGCATTGCCGATATTTTTCGGCACACCCCCATGGGACGGTTTGGCGAGGCGGAGGAACTGGTGGGCGCCGTAGTCTGGCTGGCTTCCGAAAAGGCGTCCAGCTTTGTTACGGGCGCAATTATTCGGGTAGACGGGGGGTTTACGGCCATGACCATTTAGTTTTTTATGTTTTTGTATTTGAGTGGCTTTAAGTGCGCAGGACTAAAGTAAAGGATTGATTAAAAA
Above is a window of Calditrichota bacterium DNA encoding:
- a CDS encoding SDR family oxidoreductase, coding for MFGLKGKVAVVIGGGGVLAGAMADGLAQAGADVAILDINLDKAQARANELESHGVRSLALRVDATSKEEIQSANEAILKQLGRVDIVINAPGINSGTPFLEITEEEWTRILNVNLKSIFFSCQVFIKTMMDQGEGGSIINISSASSGPPLSKVFTYSVTKAGINNLTQNLAREYAQHRVRVNAIAPGFFPAEQNRKLLTKERIADIFRHTPMGRFGEAEELVGAVVWLASEKASSFVTGAIIRVDGGFTAMTI